The following are from one region of the Marinitoga litoralis genome:
- the yihA gene encoding ribosome biogenesis GTP-binding protein YihA/YsxC: protein MFKKISLVKTVYTKGDYPPPLDFEIAFAGRSNVGKSSLLNKLFGIKIAKVSSNPGKTRSINFYNIDNKGYLVDLPGYGFASVSKEEKKNWEKLLEDYFNNRYSLRMVFLLIDHRHEPQKKDIEMIQWLRTLEIPFMIILTKLDKLKQSERRKKFEIIRKEISKYGEYIYFPVSAKTGEGIGELKNEIIKYLK from the coding sequence ATGTTTAAAAAAATTAGTTTAGTAAAAACAGTTTATACAAAAGGAGATTATCCCCCACCATTAGACTTTGAAATAGCTTTTGCAGGAAGATCAAATGTAGGGAAATCAAGTTTATTGAATAAATTGTTTGGAATTAAAATTGCTAAAGTAAGTTCAAACCCAGGTAAAACTAGATCTATTAATTTTTATAATATTGATAATAAAGGATATTTAGTGGACCTTCCTGGATATGGTTTTGCAAGTGTATCTAAAGAGGAGAAAAAAAATTGGGAAAAACTATTAGAAGATTATTTTAATAATAGATATTCTTTAAGAATGGTCTTCTTATTAATAGATCATAGGCATGAACCTCAAAAAAAAGATATTGAAATGATTCAATGGTTGAGGACTCTTGAAATACCTTTTATGATAATTTTAACTAAATTAGATAAATTAAAGCAATCAGAAAGAAGGAAAAAATTTGAAATAATAAGGAAAGAAATATCAAAATACGGTGAATATATATATTTCCCAGTATCAGCAAAAACAGGAGAGGGAATTGGAGAGTTGAAGAATGAAATAATAAAATATTTAAAATAA